The DNA region TCAAGTTGGATCAGAGAAAATGTCAATCTACTGGTAATGATATCGAAACTAAAAAATGAAGTTTGACAAAATATTAATTGCCAATCGGGGAGAAATCGCCCTTCGCATTCTCCGCGCCTGTGAAGAAATGGGAATTGCGACAGTCGCGGTTCATTCCACCGTTGACCGGAATGCTCTCCACGTCCAGCTTGCTGATGAAGCGGTTTGCATTGGCGAACCTGCTAGCAGTAAAAGTTATTTGAATATTCCCAATATTATTGCTGCCGCACTGACCCGTAATGCGACTGCAATTCACCCAGGCTATGGCTTTTTGGCAGAAAATGCCCGGTTTGCGGAAATCTGTGCCGACCATCATATTGCTTTTATCGGCCCTACTCCAGAAGCTATAAAGCTGATGGGGGATAAATCCACTGCCAAAGAAACCATGCAAAAAGCTGGAGTTCCCACAGTACCAGGTAGTGAAGGGTTAGTAGAATCCGAAGAAGAAGGATTAAAATTCGCCAAGGAAATCGGTTATCCAGTGATGATCAAAGCCACAGCCGGTGGTGGCGGACGGGGTATGCGCCTGGTGCTTTCTGAAGATGAATTTGTCAAACTTTTCTTAGCAGCCCAAGGGGAAGCAGGAGCAGCTTTCGGTAATTCTGGCGTTTATATAGAAAAATTTATTGAACGTCCCCGCCACATCGAATTTCAAATTTTGGCGGATAACTACGGTAATGTCATCCACTTGGGCGAACGGGATTGCTCAATTCAGCGCCGGAATCAAAAGCTACTAGAAGAAGCACCAAGTCCGGCTCTCGACAAAGACCTGCGTGAAAAAATGGGGCAAGCTGCTGTCAAAGCTGCCCAATTCATTAATTACAGTGGGGCGGGTACTATCGAGTTTCTCTTGGATAGATCCGGTAAATTCTACTTTATGGAAATGAACACCCGGATTCAAGTAGAACATCCTGTAACAGAGATGATTACTGGAATAGACTTAGTTGCCGAACAAATTCGCATTGCTC from Nostoc commune NIES-4072 includes:
- the accC gene encoding acetyl-CoA carboxylase biotin carboxylase subunit, which produces MKFDKILIANRGEIALRILRACEEMGIATVAVHSTVDRNALHVQLADEAVCIGEPASSKSYLNIPNIIAAALTRNATAIHPGYGFLAENARFAEICADHHIAFIGPTPEAIKLMGDKSTAKETMQKAGVPTVPGSEGLVESEEEGLKFAKEIGYPVMIKATAGGGGRGMRLVLSEDEFVKLFLAAQGEAGAAFGNSGVYIEKFIERPRHIEFQILADNYGNVIHLGERDCSIQRRNQKLLEEAPSPALDKDLREKMGQAAVKAAQFINYSGAGTIEFLLDRSGKFYFMEMNTRIQVEHPVTEMITGIDLVAEQIRIAQGERLKLTQEQVVLRGHSIECRINAEDPDHDFRPSPGRISGYLPPGGPGVRIDSHVYTDYQIPPYYDSLIGKLIVWAPDRPTAINRMKRALRECAITGLPTTIGFHQRIMETPQFLQGNVYTSFVQEMNG